The Paenibacillus tianjinensis genome has a window encoding:
- the wsfD gene encoding glycan biosynthesis hexose transferase WsfD, with protein sequence MIYNTVKTTLRQGVMLAGFRASPAFIAAFGVLMITVVALFTAPYIGMADNGDFFRNIYSNGLYFSKPGYDSQYFGYFVKHFGIYQYYNENGATLDSSQSLFIKLAIGLNKLLFSSTVFDIRFQAAVYTILYVAAIYLLVEAITCRMTRKQGMIVAVLAVFVFGDTGYTAYFNSFYSESLVLIMMLFIFAAWLLLYRKRYNDYFLLVLFVISGLILTTSKQQNAPVGIILSVLGISLLWVRRDRIFRSLTVVSLILLLAAGIGTYLNISKEFVNINQYHAMTRGVLQDSANPETSLESFGIYGQYAILKSNIYYEQYGTVDVNSPLLEKDFYSKYGFVSILKYYVRNPSQLSSMLNVAARSAFSIKPAAMGNYEESAGKAFRAQSHFFTLYSLLKGILAPKTFGFILLWMVLVIGLYMPSFVKALKARDPRGMQRMMLIVASMAIGLSGILVSIIGAGDADISKHEFLFTLAFDLVSLLAVSGVVGRRVSGSREPAADRAGKIPNVQEGVSA encoded by the coding sequence ATGATCTACAACACTGTGAAAACAACCCTGCGGCAGGGCGTCATGCTTGCCGGTTTCCGAGCATCCCCTGCATTTATAGCGGCCTTCGGAGTACTGATGATTACGGTGGTTGCCCTGTTTACGGCTCCTTATATCGGGATGGCTGATAACGGCGACTTTTTTCGCAATATTTACAGCAATGGGCTCTATTTCAGCAAGCCGGGTTATGACAGCCAGTATTTTGGCTATTTCGTAAAGCATTTTGGAATCTATCAATACTATAACGAGAATGGGGCGACCCTTGATTCTTCCCAGTCTCTGTTCATCAAGCTGGCTATAGGCCTGAATAAACTGCTGTTCAGCAGCACGGTGTTCGATATCCGGTTCCAGGCGGCCGTCTATACGATTCTGTATGTAGCCGCTATTTATTTGCTGGTGGAAGCAATCACGTGCCGGATGACCCGCAAGCAGGGGATGATCGTGGCGGTGCTGGCGGTTTTTGTTTTTGGCGATACGGGATACACCGCTTATTTCAATTCTTTTTACAGTGAGAGCCTTGTACTGATCATGATGTTGTTCATCTTTGCCGCATGGCTGCTGCTGTACCGCAAGCGGTACAATGATTATTTTTTGCTGGTGCTGTTTGTAATCAGCGGTCTGATTCTGACGACCTCCAAACAACAGAATGCTCCTGTAGGCATTATTTTATCGGTGCTGGGTATCTCGCTTTTGTGGGTAAGGAGAGACCGGATTTTCCGCAGTCTGACGGTGGTCTCGCTGATTCTGCTGCTGGCTGCCGGAATTGGAACCTATCTCAATATCTCCAAGGAATTCGTAAACATCAACCAGTATCATGCGATGACCCGCGGCGTACTGCAGGATTCTGCCAATCCGGAGACTTCGCTGGAATCCTTCGGGATCTATGGGCAGTATGCGATCCTAAAAAGCAATATTTACTATGAGCAATACGGGACGGTCGATGTGAATTCGCCGCTTCTGGAGAAGGATTTCTACAGCAAATACGGTTTTGTCTCTATCCTGAAATATTATGTCAGGAACCCAAGCCAGCTCAGCTCGATGCTCAATGTGGCTGCCCGGAGCGCTTTTTCGATCAAGCCGGCGGCCATGGGCAATTACGAGGAATCGGCGGGTAAGGCATTTCGGGCCCAGAGTCACTTTTTTACACTCTATAGTCTGTTGAAGGGAATTCTGGCCCCCAAAACCTTCGGGTTCATTCTGCTCTGGATGGTGCTGGTCATCGGTTTGTATATGCCTTCCTTTGTAAAAGCGTTGAAGGCACGGGATCCCAGGGGTATGCAGCGGATGATGCTGATTGTGGCCAGCATGGCGATAGGTTTGTCCGGGATTCTGGTTTCCATCATCGGGGCGGGAGATGCGGACATCTCGAAGCATGAATTTTTGTTCACCCTGGCGTTTGATCTGGTCTCGCTTCTGGCAGTATCCGGTGTGGTCGGGCGGAGAGTCTCGGGCAGCCGCGAACCGGCAGCGGACAGAGCCGGCAAAATTCCGAATGTGCAGGAGGGCGTCAGCGCATGA
- a CDS encoding glycosyl hydrolase family 8, which translates to MGRGRSTVLACLMSLAFLAACSNGAQPVPTASAVVSPSSSAGPEQPSEEHVKEKQELYTFINTKLTGPFGVYTNLLETDQSAEAATGHEVLSESASLMMLSAVRNGDAQLFARQWVLGKQTFDMEGGFSYRYSPKQQKQYAVNAAVDDLRMIGALFAAGEVFGNQQYTTEAEQYSRRFYSSNVKDGNMYDLYDNLHQQNNGFITLCYINLSVLRKLSIDSESLDILLDNMSRILEQGYLSDSFPFYETRFDYKSGAYGSEHINTVESLLSILNLAEVGRQRPESIRFIKQQVEAGTLYGQYTREGKPANDVRSTAIYALTAMIGAEAGDDALYEAGIKRMNEFRITDPASPLYGGFGDPNTGQAYSFDNLMALLAYSYPPKNEH; encoded by the coding sequence TTGGGTAGAGGACGCAGCACAGTTCTTGCTTGTCTGATGTCTCTTGCCTTCTTGGCCGCCTGCAGTAATGGGGCGCAGCCGGTACCTACAGCAAGTGCAGTAGTCTCGCCCAGCTCATCAGCGGGACCGGAACAGCCGTCAGAAGAGCATGTAAAAGAAAAGCAGGAACTATATACTTTCATAAATACGAAACTTACCGGCCCCTTTGGAGTGTACACCAATTTACTGGAGACGGATCAGTCAGCAGAAGCCGCCACAGGTCACGAGGTATTAAGCGAGTCAGCCTCCCTGATGATGTTAAGTGCTGTCCGGAACGGTGATGCACAGCTTTTTGCCCGGCAATGGGTGCTCGGCAAACAGACCTTCGACATGGAAGGCGGATTCAGCTACCGGTACAGCCCGAAGCAGCAGAAGCAGTACGCGGTTAATGCGGCGGTGGACGACCTGCGGATGATCGGTGCTTTATTTGCTGCGGGAGAGGTTTTCGGGAATCAGCAGTATACAACGGAAGCTGAGCAATATTCCAGGAGGTTCTATTCTAGTAATGTTAAAGACGGAAACATGTATGACCTATATGACAATTTACACCAACAAAATAACGGGTTTATTACTTTATGTTATATTAATCTGAGTGTGTTGCGAAAATTGTCGATTGATAGCGAATCTTTAGATATTTTGTTGGATAATATGAGCAGAATTCTTGAGCAGGGCTATCTGTCAGACTCATTTCCTTTCTATGAAACGAGATTTGATTATAAGTCCGGAGCATACGGATCAGAACATATCAATACAGTGGAATCGCTGCTGAGCATTCTGAATTTGGCAGAGGTGGGCCGCCAGCGTCCGGAGAGCATCCGCTTCATCAAGCAGCAGGTCGAGGCAGGTACGCTGTACGGACAATATACCCGTGAAGGAAAACCGGCGAATGATGTCCGCTCCACAGCAATCTATGCGCTGACGGCGATGATTGGTGCGGAGGCCGGTGATGATGCCCTCTATGAGGCAGGTATCAAGCGGATGAACGAGTTCAGAATTACCGATCCCGCAAGTCCGCTGTACGGCGGGTTTGGTGATCCGAATACCGGCCAGGCGTACTCTTTTGACAATCTGATGGCTTTATTAGCCTATTCTTATCCGCCCAAAAACGAACATTAA
- a CDS encoding potassium channel family protein, whose translation MGLPRTCHRCGAPLLLGKRGGRMHFILRISGKLMALKKKTIALLILCFVVLSATIAYTLEPSTFNNWFNAFYWVMTTMSTVGYGDFFAKTFSGKLFTIFLYIFGIGLLSLVIGKVVEAMGEIQRRRGAGTLSFHGENHVLLINWSRKTQAAVDEILCYDPKCQIVIIDETGQHPLEQMEQVHFISGDASSDDILLKAGIREARAAIVFGDNRIDEASLIDGKSLLIVSSIERIAPQVHTTVEIMQEKNIKNFRHVHVNEFVLSHDAISRLAVRSALQEGNSEVISQLLSRQHGDDIYEVPRNPVWRTYGDAFQDLLLQGATLISDHSDMGINRKLDQPIPAGARLYIVTDEETYRRIKG comes from the coding sequence TTGGGGCTGCCCCGCACGTGTCATCGGTGCGGGGCACCACTTTTATTAGGGAAGAGGGGCGGGCGGATGCATTTTATCCTCAGGATATCAGGGAAGCTGATGGCGCTCAAAAAAAAGACCATTGCACTCCTGATTCTTTGTTTTGTTGTTCTGAGCGCCACCATTGCGTATACACTGGAGCCTAGTACCTTTAATAACTGGTTCAACGCCTTCTACTGGGTAATGACTACGATGTCTACCGTCGGGTATGGCGACTTTTTTGCCAAGACGTTCTCCGGCAAGCTGTTCACTATTTTTTTATACATTTTTGGCATCGGTCTGTTGAGTTTGGTTATCGGCAAAGTTGTTGAAGCCATGGGGGAGATACAGAGAAGGAGAGGAGCTGGAACCTTGAGCTTTCACGGGGAAAATCATGTGCTGCTGATTAACTGGAGCCGGAAAACGCAGGCGGCCGTGGATGAGATTCTATGTTATGACCCGAAGTGCCAGATTGTCATCATTGATGAGACAGGCCAGCATCCGCTGGAGCAGATGGAGCAGGTGCATTTCATCAGCGGCGATGCCTCGAGCGACGATATTCTGCTGAAGGCCGGTATCAGGGAAGCAAGAGCGGCCATTGTATTTGGCGACAACCGCATAGATGAAGCCTCGCTGATTGACGGCAAATCGCTGCTGATCGTCTCCAGCATTGAGCGGATCGCCCCGCAGGTACATACTACAGTCGAGATTATGCAGGAGAAAAATATAAAGAATTTCCGGCATGTTCATGTGAATGAGTTTGTACTTTCGCATGATGCCATCTCCAGGCTGGCCGTGAGGTCGGCACTGCAGGAAGGGAATTCTGAGGTAATCAGCCAGCTGCTCAGCCGTCAGCATGGCGATGACATCTATGAAGTGCCGCGGAATCCAGTCTGGCGAACCTACGGGGATGCTTTTCAGGATCTGCTCCTTCAGGGGGCTACCCTAATTTCCGACCATAGCGATATGGGGATTAACCGTAAGCTAGACCAGCCGATCCCGGCCGGTGCACGTTTGTATATTGTCACCGATGAAGAAACTTACCGCAGAATCAAAGGATAG
- a CDS encoding DUF350 domain-containing protein, translating into MTIVINLVVSVLTIILLQVLGMVVFTLMTPFKDMDEIKKGNVAVALALGGKFLATAIILGVAAYTNTSIWHMMLWFAVGYVCLIAAYWIFELFTPGFRISEQLQKGNVAVGTMLCLVFIGTSFAVSSLII; encoded by the coding sequence ATGACGATAGTTATTAATCTGGTAGTAAGTGTTTTAACGATCATTCTGCTGCAAGTGCTCGGTATGGTCGTCTTTACCCTGATGACTCCATTTAAGGATATGGACGAGATTAAGAAGGGCAATGTGGCGGTGGCTCTGGCGCTCGGCGGCAAATTCCTGGCTACGGCGATTATCCTTGGGGTAGCGGCCTATACGAATACATCGATCTGGCACATGATGCTGTGGTTCGCTGTAGGGTATGTCTGCCTGATCGCGGCGTATTGGATATTTGAGCTGTTTACCCCTGGCTTCAGAATATCCGAACAGCTGCAGAAGGGGAATGTAGCGGTGGGCACAATGCTCTGTCTCGTCTTCATCGGAACATCCTTTGCAGTGAGCAGTCTGATCATCTAG
- a CDS encoding glutathionylspermidine synthase family protein, with protein sequence MTKVESVFQLLDQSALERAPRVEQLRELGFTWADLGEEEYWLDAIAVMPGELYRELEEASGKLWMILDKAVRYVHRRHDLYDLLGVPPVLWQMLDDMPLPEPGLISRYARFDFAVADDGSIKLLELNADTPTGYVEASIATPWICGQAGISSPNAGMKEQLARAWGEERPDTAACVAYGSHQEDSGTIEALVRHSGLDIKCVDCLDLWIDNGTVYDGENRRIERMFALYPKEWMAVDEGGDALAYAIETGRLQLFNGPHSILLQSKGLIAAVWGMYELGLLFTEEERGAISSYILPTYNKPVFSGSFVSKSVFGREGGSVRLYGDTGELELQDEEGFDSSVLFPTVYQKRAQLARIQTAEGELHLLTGMFVINGKPCGLLGRAGGPITGNASHFIALGVRELE encoded by the coding sequence ATGACCAAGGTAGAGAGTGTCTTTCAATTACTGGATCAGTCAGCGCTGGAACGGGCGCCCCGGGTAGAACAGCTGCGTGAGCTGGGCTTTACCTGGGCTGATCTTGGGGAGGAAGAGTACTGGCTGGATGCGATAGCAGTCATGCCGGGAGAGCTTTACCGGGAGCTGGAGGAGGCTTCCGGGAAGTTATGGATGATCCTCGACAAAGCGGTACGGTACGTCCACCGCAGGCATGATCTGTATGATCTGCTCGGCGTTCCTCCTGTACTGTGGCAGATGCTGGATGATATGCCGCTGCCGGAACCGGGCCTGATCAGCCGTTATGCCCGGTTTGATTTTGCCGTGGCGGATGACGGCAGTATTAAGCTGCTGGAGCTGAATGCGGATACGCCTACAGGTTATGTGGAAGCTTCCATTGCGACACCATGGATCTGCGGGCAGGCCGGAATATCCAGTCCGAATGCCGGGATGAAGGAGCAGCTGGCCCGAGCCTGGGGTGAGGAACGCCCGGACACGGCAGCCTGTGTGGCTTATGGCTCTCATCAGGAGGATTCCGGTACGATTGAGGCGCTGGTCCGCCACAGCGGCCTGGACATTAAATGTGTGGATTGTCTGGATTTATGGATTGATAACGGAACGGTTTATGACGGGGAGAACCGGAGAATTGAGCGGATGTTCGCTCTGTATCCGAAGGAATGGATGGCGGTTGACGAAGGCGGGGATGCCCTTGCTTATGCCATAGAGACCGGGCGCCTGCAGCTGTTCAACGGCCCGCACAGTATTTTGCTGCAGTCCAAAGGACTGATTGCCGCGGTATGGGGCATGTATGAACTGGGGCTGCTGTTTACCGAAGAAGAACGCGGGGCCATTTCCAGCTACATCCTGCCGACCTACAATAAGCCTGTATTCTCCGGAAGCTTTGTGTCCAAATCGGTGTTCGGACGTGAAGGCGGTTCCGTACGCCTGTATGGCGACACCGGGGAACTTGAGCTTCAGGATGAGGAAGGCTTTGACAGCAGTGTATTATTCCCGACCGTGTACCAGAAGCGGGCACAACTGGCCCGGATTCAAACGGCGGAGGGTGAGCTTCATCTGCTGACCGGCATGTTCGTGATCAACGGGAAGCCCTGCGGGCTGCTCGGGCGGGCAGGCGGGCCGATTACAGGCAATGCCAGTCATTTTATCGCGCTAGGAGTGAGGGAGCTTGAATAG
- a CDS encoding response regulator — translation MKAILIDDEKPALQHLERLLARDGRLQITGKYTSGRMGLQHLQQEKADIVFLDIGMPEMNGLEAAEHIMGVDRNIRIVYITAYSDYAIDAFELNAVDYLLKPVTAQRLNKTLERLVGREEPAEEASVSPAAVENPYIRCFKRLEFMDQNDPGRRTQWRTSKAQEVFALMLHYHGQWILKDMIVDLVWPDFQPEKAVTNLHTTVYHIRKLLKTWGMDVVVEFSQERYRLVLGNVTLDVEQFVQGWLGGPVENEQEWERREAVLALYRGDYLGEHHYDWAETKRKELRAKYLQMALRSAEYELGSQRPQQALTRLTALQEVDPYSEDICRLALRSYADLGDFLGFRNHYENYKTLLQSDLGIHPGSIMDNWVQKVF, via the coding sequence ATGAAGGCAATATTAATAGATGATGAAAAACCTGCGCTGCAGCACCTTGAACGACTGCTGGCCAGAGACGGGCGGCTGCAGATTACCGGCAAATACACTTCGGGAAGAATGGGGCTGCAGCATCTGCAGCAGGAGAAGGCTGACATCGTCTTCCTGGACATCGGAATGCCGGAGATGAATGGCCTGGAAGCAGCCGAGCATATTATGGGAGTGGACCGAAATATCCGGATTGTGTATATTACGGCGTACAGTGACTATGCTATTGATGCTTTTGAGCTGAATGCCGTGGATTATCTGCTAAAGCCGGTTACAGCACAACGGCTGAATAAAACGCTGGAGCGGCTGGTGGGCCGTGAAGAACCGGCAGAGGAAGCTTCCGTATCACCGGCAGCCGTAGAGAATCCCTATATCCGCTGCTTCAAACGGCTTGAGTTCATGGATCAGAATGACCCCGGGCGGAGAACACAGTGGAGAACAAGCAAGGCGCAGGAGGTTTTTGCGCTAATGCTTCATTACCACGGGCAATGGATCCTGAAGGATATGATCGTGGATCTGGTCTGGCCGGATTTCCAGCCGGAGAAGGCGGTTACCAATCTGCATACAACGGTGTATCATATCCGCAAGCTCCTGAAAACCTGGGGGATGGACGTGGTTGTGGAATTTTCGCAGGAACGCTACCGCCTGGTTTTAGGGAATGTGACGCTGGATGTGGAGCAATTCGTGCAGGGCTGGCTGGGCGGCCCTGTGGAGAACGAACAGGAATGGGAGCGCCGTGAAGCTGTGCTGGCCTTATACCGCGGGGATTATTTAGGCGAGCATCATTATGACTGGGCCGAGACGAAGCGCAAGGAGCTGCGGGCCAAGTATCTCCAGATGGCACTCCGTTCGGCAGAGTATGAACTCGGCTCCCAGCGTCCGCAGCAGGCACTTACCCGGCTGACTGCACTGCAGGAGGTAGATCCCTATTCGGAGGATATTTGCAGGCTGGCACTGCGCAGTTATGCGGATCTGGGTGATTTTCTCGGATTCAGAAACCACTACGAAAACTACAAAACGCTTTTGCAAAGCGATTTAGGTATTCATCCCGGCAGCATTATGGATAACTGGGTGCAAAAGGTCTTTTAG
- a CDS encoding ATP-binding protein: MKKYWLSILASLLLVCIVPLFSILQNVMVKQDIPVSRQGVIDLREWDFQEDGAVKLNGEWEFYRGRLLTPEDFHSTRADRTAPSVSTMIHVPEKWNTYISDTDKSQAKGYATYRLQARVSGGQDIIYGLRTLNIRTASRIFLNGQEIGRSGLPAVTPSQGKSNNIPYMGFAAVDGDKLEVIVQVANYNYSSGGIVQPIILGDQSTILKHREFALFVDGATLFGFFALALFLLMFSRVRASRGITLYLGLFSLAALVYILTHGEKLISAVMPGLPYEIVLKLQLASSTLVYYYLLRYVANSINYPMPQAVMRASKAITSVLLLIAVFVPAQYFSYLEGMLLTWGVVAISFVLYSMVVGTRQNPKNMFLMMVSIESLSVVIIYYLASVWNLLFHYYVLSYEIFLFGFLQAIMMARQYAASFLEVEQLSRRLLTLDGLKDEFMGATSRELRRPLQGIVNIAQTLASGAAGPLNAKQNEQLSMVVSTGKRLSALINDMADFAKLNHGDLFLQREAVDLRSVASSVIEVTRHVTGNPKLNFRLELPDELPLLETDEQRLAQILFNLLANALNYTHQGVITVSAEVIEDYVVIQVADTGAGISPERLRTLFDAFDPQGAAAQKTYRENGLGLSITQKLVELNGGRIEVHSTLGEGTVFRFTLPVLKDRTAFPAQEYLEITGWETAAAAALEETPLEQTQEGECCTILVVDNDPVNLLVLSNALRLEKHQVITAVSGTEALAIMQRQPDLDLVIMDWAIPGMPGLVLCQAIRERFILSELPILVLTTGNRPEDIQAVFEAGANDYLSQPVELREFRARAQTLLDMRKSIRMSVETEIAFLQAQIKPHFLYNALNAIISVCPDDPEKATDLLLDLSQYLRSSFDFQNRGQTVPIGKELELVRSYLALEKARFDERLNIEIDVPERIRELVPPLSIQPIVENAVNHGLMQKETGGTVLLSIRLLPRQLVVAVSDDGIGMSHERIGEVLSEERTGGGIGLRNIQRRLLKIYGTGLLIESVPGRGTRISFAIPRTDAALE, translated from the coding sequence ATGAAGAAATATTGGCTGAGCATACTGGCCAGCCTGCTGCTGGTATGCATAGTGCCGCTGTTCTCCATCCTTCAGAATGTTATGGTTAAGCAGGATATACCCGTTTCTAGGCAGGGTGTGATCGATCTGCGGGAATGGGATTTTCAAGAGGACGGTGCCGTGAAGCTGAACGGGGAATGGGAGTTTTACCGTGGCAGGCTGCTGACACCGGAGGATTTTCATTCAACGCGGGCGGACCGGACGGCTCCCTCTGTGTCCACGATGATCCATGTGCCGGAGAAATGGAATACCTACATATCAGATACAGATAAAAGTCAGGCCAAAGGATACGCCACCTACCGTCTGCAGGCGAGGGTTTCCGGCGGTCAGGATATTATATACGGCTTGCGGACGCTTAATATCCGGACAGCTAGCAGAATATTTCTGAACGGACAGGAGATCGGCAGAAGCGGTCTTCCTGCAGTAACCCCGTCACAGGGGAAAAGCAACAACATTCCCTACATGGGATTTGCCGCAGTCGACGGCGATAAATTGGAAGTTATTGTGCAGGTGGCGAATTATAACTATTCTTCCGGCGGGATTGTCCAGCCGATCATCCTCGGTGACCAGTCAACGATCCTGAAGCACCGGGAATTTGCCCTGTTTGTGGACGGTGCAACACTGTTTGGTTTTTTTGCGCTTGCCTTGTTTCTGCTGATGTTCTCCAGGGTAAGGGCGAGCCGGGGAATTACGCTGTACCTGGGATTGTTCAGCTTAGCGGCTCTAGTGTATATTCTGACGCACGGTGAGAAATTGATTTCCGCTGTAATGCCCGGCCTGCCTTATGAAATTGTGCTGAAGCTGCAGCTCGCCTCCTCCACACTTGTCTATTACTATCTGCTCAGATACGTAGCTAACTCGATCAACTATCCAATGCCTCAAGCGGTTATGAGAGCCTCCAAAGCGATTACTTCCGTGCTGCTGCTGATCGCAGTGTTCGTTCCGGCACAGTACTTCAGTTATCTGGAGGGGATGCTGTTAACTTGGGGTGTGGTTGCAATCAGCTTTGTGCTCTACTCAATGGTCGTAGGAACAAGGCAGAATCCGAAGAATATGTTCCTGATGATGGTCAGTATAGAGAGTCTGAGTGTAGTCATCATTTATTATCTGGCCAGTGTCTGGAACCTGTTGTTCCACTATTACGTGCTATCCTATGAAATTTTTCTGTTCGGATTTCTTCAAGCCATTATGATGGCCCGCCAGTATGCCGCTTCCTTCCTGGAAGTGGAGCAGCTCTCCCGCAGGCTGCTCACGCTGGACGGGCTGAAGGATGAGTTTATGGGAGCTACCTCACGTGAATTGCGCAGACCCCTGCAGGGGATTGTGAACATTGCTCAGACGCTTGCGTCAGGGGCGGCAGGCCCGTTAAACGCCAAGCAGAACGAACAGCTGTCAATGGTGGTCTCCACCGGCAAGAGACTGTCCGCATTGATCAATGACATGGCGGATTTCGCCAAGCTGAACCACGGGGATCTGTTCCTGCAGCGGGAGGCTGTTGACCTGCGGAGCGTAGCTTCTTCTGTTATCGAGGTTACCCGTCATGTGACGGGCAATCCCAAGCTTAACTTCAGGCTGGAGCTGCCGGATGAACTCCCGCTGCTAGAAACGGATGAACAGCGTCTTGCGCAAATTCTGTTCAATTTACTAGCAAATGCCCTAAATTATACCCATCAGGGTGTGATAACTGTGTCGGCAGAGGTTATAGAAGATTATGTGGTTATTCAGGTAGCTGATACCGGGGCAGGAATCTCGCCGGAACGCCTGCGGACGCTCTTTGATGCCTTTGATCCGCAAGGTGCCGCAGCCCAGAAAACGTACCGTGAGAACGGTCTGGGCCTCAGCATTACCCAGAAGCTGGTGGAGCTGAACGGTGGAAGGATCGAGGTGCATTCCACCCTGGGAGAAGGGACGGTGTTCCGTTTTACCCTGCCGGTCCTGAAAGACCGGACGGCATTTCCTGCTCAGGAGTATCTGGAGATTACAGGCTGGGAAACAGCGGCTGCGGCAGCGCTGGAAGAAACTCCGCTGGAGCAGACCCAGGAAGGGGAATGCTGCACAATCCTTGTTGTTGATAATGATCCCGTCAATCTGCTGGTGCTCTCCAATGCGCTCCGGCTGGAAAAGCATCAGGTGATTACGGCTGTCAGCGGTACTGAGGCGCTCGCGATCATGCAGAGGCAGCCTGACCTGGATCTGGTCATCATGGATTGGGCTATACCGGGAATGCCGGGACTGGTCTTATGCCAAGCCATTCGTGAGCGATTCATCTTATCAGAGCTGCCTATACTCGTTCTGACAACCGGGAACCGCCCGGAAGACATTCAGGCCGTTTTTGAGGCAGGTGCCAATGATTATTTGAGCCAGCCTGTGGAGCTGAGGGAATTCAGGGCGCGTGCGCAGACCCTGCTGGATATGCGCAAGTCGATCCGCATGTCCGTAGAGACGGAAATTGCCTTCCTTCAGGCGCAGATCAAACCCCATTTTCTATATAATGCGCTTAATGCCATTATCTCGGTTTGCCCGGATGATCCGGAGAAGGCAACCGATCTGCTGCTGGATCTCAGCCAATATCTGCGCAGTAGCTTTGATTTTCAGAACCGCGGGCAAACCGTGCCGATCGGGAAGGAGCTGGAGCTGGTGCGCTCTTATCTGGCCTTGGAGAAGGCGAGGTTTGACGAACGGCTGAACATTGAAATCGATGTACCCGAGAGAATCAGGGAGCTGGTCCCTCCGCTCAGCATTCAGCCAATTGTTGAAAACGCCGTAAACCATGGACTGATGCAGAAGGAAACCGGTGGAACAGTCCTGCTGTCGATCAGGCTTCTGCCGCGGCAGCTGGTGGTTGCCGTCTCTGATGATGGAATCGGCATGTCCCATGAACGGATTGGTGAGGTACTCTCGGAAGAACGTACCGGAGGCGGTATTGGTCTGAGAAATATTCAGCGGCGGCTGCTCAAAATATACGGAACCGGTTTGCTGATTGAGAGTGTGCCCGGCAGGGGAACCCGGATTTCCTTCGCCATTCCTCGAACAGACGCAGCTTTAGAATGA
- a CDS encoding nucleobase:cation symporter-2 family protein has protein sequence MLSKQKIFALGLQHVLAMYAGAVIVPLVVGGALNLSAAQMAYLIAADLFTCGLATLLQVIGSKHFGSGLPVVLGCTFTAVSPIIAIASGSNLATAYGAIIISGLFVVLAAPVYGKLLKFFPTVVTGSVVTIIGLSLIPVAMNNVAGGQGSPDFGQPRNLLLALITLLVILAVNRLATGFLRSVSVLVGLAVGTAIGYFIGLVDFAAVGTASYVSIAQPFYFGWPQFSVTAIFTMIIVNIVSMVESTGVYFAVGKATDQKVEDKQIVNGLRSEGLAIMLGGLFNAFPYTAFSQNVGLLSLTRVKTRNVIFAAGGIMVVLGLLPKLAALTTVVPNAVLGGAMIVMFGSVAASGMSILSEVDLRKDGNLLIAACSIAVGLGSAVLPSMFDQLPEFARMLLQNGIVSGSLTAIILNICLSKTQDHAVSAASPAAAPEIK, from the coding sequence ATGTTAAGTAAGCAGAAGATATTCGCCCTGGGATTACAGCATGTGCTGGCGATGTACGCGGGGGCGGTCATTGTACCGCTGGTTGTAGGGGGCGCACTGAATTTAAGCGCAGCGCAGATGGCTTATCTGATCGCCGCCGATTTATTCACCTGCGGGTTGGCCACATTACTGCAGGTAATCGGCAGCAAACACTTCGGCAGCGGCCTTCCGGTTGTTCTGGGCTGTACCTTTACTGCGGTCAGCCCGATCATTGCGATTGCTTCGGGGTCTAACCTGGCGACGGCTTATGGTGCGATTATTATTTCCGGATTGTTTGTTGTGCTGGCAGCCCCGGTTTACGGAAAGCTGCTGAAGTTCTTCCCTACGGTAGTCACCGGATCTGTGGTGACGATCATCGGACTGTCGCTCATTCCGGTAGCGATGAACAATGTGGCCGGCGGTCAGGGCAGCCCCGATTTCGGACAGCCCCGCAATTTGTTGCTGGCCTTGATCACGCTGCTGGTTATCCTTGCAGTGAACCGGCTGGCTACAGGCTTCCTGCGTTCCGTTTCCGTGCTGGTAGGCCTCGCTGTCGGTACGGCAATCGGCTATTTTATCGGTCTGGTCGATTTCGCTGCCGTGGGCACGGCCTCTTACGTCAGTATCGCCCAGCCTTTCTATTTCGGCTGGCCGCAGTTCAGTGTGACGGCAATTTTCACGATGATTATTGTCAATATCGTCTCGATGGTCGAATCGACCGGTGTGTATTTCGCGGTCGGCAAGGCTACGGATCAGAAGGTGGAGGATAAGCAAATCGTGAACGGCCTGCGCTCTGAAGGGCTGGCGATTATGCTGGGCGGGCTATTCAACGCTTTTCCGTATACGGCGTTCTCCCAGAATGTCGGCCTCTTGTCCCTGACCCGTGTCAAGACACGCAATGTGATCTTCGCGGCAGGCGGAATTATGGTTGTGCTGGGTCTGCTGCCTAAGCTGGCTGCGCTGACAACCGTTGTACCGAATGCGGTGCTGGGCGGTGCAATGATCGTGATGTTCGGGTCCGTTGCCGCTTCCGGGATGTCCATTCTGTCCGAGGTGGATCTGCGCAAAGACGGCAATCTGCTGATTGCCGCCTGCAGTATCGCTGTAGGTCTCGGGTCGGCCGTATTGCCGTCCATGTTCGATCAGCTGCCGGAGTTCGCCAGAATGCTGCTGCAGAACGGAATTGTCTCGGGTTCCCTGACGGCGATTATCCTGAATATCTGCTTGTCAAAAACGCAGGATCACGCTGTTTCGGCAGCATCTCCGGCGGCAGCGCCGGAAATCAAATAA